Proteins encoded within one genomic window of Lysinibacillus sphaericus:
- a CDS encoding DNA polymerase — translation MQSLNIDIETFSSVDIKKAGLYKYVQSPDFQILLFAYSVNGQPTQIIDLAQGEMIPQNIIQALADPYVTKHAYNAAFEWYSLSKFFKTPLEQWRCTMFHGLYCGFTTGLGPTAVALGLPQDKRKMTAGTALIKLFCTPTKPNKKNGGRTRTLPHHEPEKWLLFKDYCVQDVEVEKEIARRLYRFPVPQAEQQLWELDQRINLRGVKIDQELVEGALHVDALTTAVLTIEASNITKLANPNSTQQLTVWLESKGIQVENLQKETVSNLINESTGEVKRVLEIRQELSKTSVKKYQAMMEAVGEDGRVRGLLQHYGANRTGRWAGRLVQVQNLPRNYLDTLGLARDLVSTKKVETLKFIYGNVPDTLSQLVRTAFIPSKGNTLLISDFSAIEARVIAWLAGEQWRLDVFNTHGKIYEASASQMFGVPLELIKKGNPEYELRQKGKVAELALGYQGGSGALIQMGALNNGLSEDELPDIVRRWRSSNKRIVDLWYSLENAALAVLRTGQPVGVKGLLFARESDIQNGLDFLTVTLPSGRKLYYAKPFLAENDFGKEAIHYWGMDQTTKKWSKVSTYGGKLTENIVQAVARDCLAETLKRLEISGYETVMHIHDEVVLDVPVHLADLDKVAAIMGHPIAWAPGLPLNADGFISAYYMKD, via the coding sequence ATTCAATCATTAAATATCGACATTGAGACTTTTAGTAGCGTTGATATTAAAAAGGCGGGATTGTACAAATATGTGCAATCCCCCGATTTTCAAATATTGCTTTTTGCGTACTCAGTGAACGGTCAACCTACACAGATTATTGATTTAGCACAGGGCGAAATGATACCTCAAAACATTATTCAAGCTTTGGCTGATCCTTATGTAACAAAGCACGCTTATAACGCGGCCTTTGAATGGTATTCATTAAGTAAATTTTTTAAGACTCCTTTAGAACAATGGCGCTGTACGATGTTTCACGGCTTATATTGTGGATTTACAACCGGTCTTGGGCCAACAGCTGTTGCGCTAGGTTTACCTCAAGATAAAAGGAAAATGACTGCAGGTACAGCTCTTATTAAACTATTTTGCACACCGACAAAGCCGAACAAGAAGAATGGTGGTCGTACTCGCACGTTACCTCATCATGAGCCTGAAAAATGGTTGCTTTTTAAGGATTATTGCGTGCAAGACGTTGAAGTTGAGAAAGAAATTGCAAGGCGGCTATATCGTTTTCCAGTACCGCAAGCTGAACAGCAGCTTTGGGAGCTAGATCAGCGAATAAATTTAAGAGGTGTAAAGATTGACCAAGAGCTAGTAGAAGGTGCTTTACATGTTGACGCCTTAACTACTGCAGTACTAACAATTGAAGCCTCAAATATCACAAAACTTGCGAATCCTAATAGTACTCAGCAACTTACTGTGTGGCTTGAAAGTAAGGGAATTCAGGTTGAAAATCTTCAAAAAGAAACGGTTTCTAATTTAATAAATGAGTCAACCGGTGAGGTAAAACGAGTTTTAGAAATCCGGCAAGAACTTTCAAAAACAAGCGTAAAGAAATACCAAGCAATGATGGAAGCTGTGGGTGAAGATGGACGAGTAAGGGGCCTTTTACAACACTATGGTGCGAACCGGACAGGAAGATGGGCCGGGCGATTAGTACAAGTGCAAAACCTACCTCGAAATTACCTTGATACATTGGGACTTGCTAGGGATTTAGTAAGTACCAAAAAGGTTGAAACACTTAAATTCATTTATGGGAATGTACCTGATACTTTGTCTCAGCTTGTACGAACAGCATTTATACCAAGTAAGGGTAATACTTTGTTAATTTCAGATTTTAGTGCTATTGAGGCGCGTGTCATTGCCTGGCTAGCGGGTGAACAATGGCGCTTAGACGTGTTCAATACACACGGGAAGATTTACGAGGCCTCAGCCTCACAGATGTTTGGCGTTCCACTTGAACTGATTAAAAAGGGTAATCCAGAATACGAGTTACGACAAAAAGGGAAAGTGGCCGAACTTGCTTTAGGGTATCAAGGGGGATCCGGTGCGCTTATACAAATGGGAGCCTTAAATAACGGCTTATCAGAAGACGAGTTACCGGACATTGTAAGGCGCTGGCGGTCTTCAAATAAAAGAATCGTAGATTTATGGTACTCATTAGAAAATGCGGCGCTTGCAGTATTACGAACAGGGCAACCAGTGGGCGTTAAAGGCTTACTATTCGCTAGGGAAAGCGATATTCAAAACGGATTAGATTTCTTAACTGTCACACTACCAAGTGGCCGCAAATTGTACTACGCAAAACCTTTTCTTGCTGAAAATGATTTCGGTAAAGAAGCTATCCATTATTGGGGCATGGATCAAACAACTAAAAAGTGGAGCAAGGTTTCTACTTATGGGGGTAAATTAACCGAGAACATTGTCCAAGCCGTTGCTCGTGATTGTTTGGCCGAAACATTAAAACGTTTAGAAATTTCAGGTTATGAAACCGTGATGCACATTCATGACGAGGTTGTGCTTGATGTACCAGTGCATTTAGCTGATTTGGATAAAGTGGCGGCCATTATGGGCCATCCTATAGCCTGGGCGCCAGGATTGCCGTTAAATGCCGATGGCTTTATTTCGGCTTATTACATGAAAGATTAG
- a CDS encoding HNH endonuclease: protein MLKSCAYCGGIHKHGQRCPSKPIATKKTTHIDRFRWSRAWKNKRAYIADRDKHLCQVCLRNLHNTQTQYNFTDLEVHHIEPIADAWDKRLEDDNLISLCRYHHELAEKGTIPAKELKNIILESTPGVFG from the coding sequence ATGCTAAAGAGTTGTGCATATTGTGGTGGGATACATAAGCATGGGCAACGGTGTCCATCTAAGCCAATAGCTACTAAGAAGACTACACACATAGATAGGTTCAGGTGGAGTAGGGCATGGAAGAATAAGCGTGCATACATAGCTGACCGTGACAAACATCTATGTCAAGTATGCTTGCGTAACCTACACAATACACAGACACAATATAACTTCACAGACTTAGAGGTGCATCATATAGAACCTATAGCAGATGCATGGGACAAGAGGCTAGAGGATGACAACCTTATATCGTTGTGTCGTTATCATCATGAGCTAGCAGAGAAGGGAACAATACCTGCAAAAGAATTAAAAAACATTATCTTGGAGAGTACCCCCGGGGTGTTTGGTTAA
- a CDS encoding VRR-NUC domain-containing protein, with protein MRERDIETHLRNEIKKIGGKAYKWESPGNAGVPDRIIFLPNGQVHLVELKAPGKKPTALQLAQHRKLALLGHQVYVLDSKEAVNGFIQDVM; from the coding sequence TTGAGAGAAAGAGATATTGAAACTCATTTACGAAACGAGATAAAGAAAATCGGAGGAAAAGCTTATAAATGGGAATCACCAGGTAACGCAGGTGTGCCGGATAGGATTATCTTTTTACCAAATGGCCAAGTGCATTTAGTAGAGTTGAAAGCGCCAGGTAAAAAACCAACAGCCTTACAACTTGCACAGCATCGAAAATTAGCATTACTTGGCCATCAAGTTTATGTGTTAGACAGCAAAGAAGCTGTAAATGGATTTATTCAGGATGTGATGTAA
- a CDS encoding helix-turn-helix transcriptional regulator, whose product MYYKLYVARKENKLKQVDVAKKLNIHSVTYSRKETGEKEFTLSEAFKLAEMFDTTVDKLFGG is encoded by the coding sequence ATGTATTACAAATTGTATGTTGCACGTAAAGAAAACAAATTAAAACAAGTAGATGTTGCCAAAAAACTAAATATTCACAGTGTCACTTATAGTCGAAAGGAGACTGGCGAAAAAGAGTTTACATTGTCCGAAGCATTCAAGCTTGCCGAAATGTTCGATACTACTGTGGATAAGCTTTTCGGAGGTTAA
- a CDS encoding DUF2815 family protein, protein MTNQNPTRVVTGEVRLSYVNLLRPRETQSGAMKFSTTLLIPKSDFATVQRINAAIEAAKQIGKTKVWNGVIPPMVAIPLHDGDGVKPSDGMPFGDECKGHWVLSTSSGADQPPKIVDINLNPVIDPTEVYSGMYARVAINFAPYAQAGKKGVGCYLSTNVQKTRDGEPLGASAPAAADDFGQGLGGAPGVQVDPAQLPFNQPQYSQQPPAQPGYGQYPQYQQQQPPMQQGYGQQHPMPQQGYGQQQQQPAPQQQQFDPITGAPIGGVYGL, encoded by the coding sequence ATGACTAATCAAAATCCAACTCGTGTTGTTACAGGTGAAGTACGTTTAAGCTATGTGAATTTATTACGCCCTCGCGAAACTCAAAGTGGGGCTATGAAATTCAGCACCACTTTACTTATTCCAAAATCTGATTTTGCTACAGTACAGCGCATAAATGCGGCAATTGAAGCAGCAAAACAAATTGGTAAAACAAAAGTTTGGAACGGTGTTATTCCTCCAATGGTCGCTATTCCTTTACATGATGGGGACGGTGTTAAGCCTTCTGACGGTATGCCGTTTGGCGATGAATGCAAGGGTCATTGGGTTTTATCCACTTCATCAGGAGCCGATCAGCCTCCTAAGATTGTTGATATTAACCTTAATCCTGTTATTGATCCAACAGAAGTTTATTCAGGAATGTATGCACGTGTAGCAATCAATTTCGCACCTTATGCACAAGCAGGTAAAAAGGGTGTTGGCTGTTACCTAAGTACAAACGTTCAAAAAACACGTGATGGAGAGCCTTTAGGAGCATCGGCACCAGCTGCAGCTGATGATTTCGGGCAAGGTCTAGGAGGAGCGCCAGGTGTACAAGTGGATCCGGCTCAATTGCCTTTTAACCAACCACAATACTCACAACAACCACCAGCTCAACCTGGTTATGGCCAATATCCACAATACCAACAACAACAACCGCCAATGCAACAAGGATATGGTCAACAGCATCCTATGCCTCAGCAAGGATATGGCCAACAACAGCAACAACCTGCACCACAGCAACAACAGTTTGATCCAATTACTGGCGCACCAATCGGTGGCGTTTATGGACTATGA
- a CDS encoding DUF6877 family protein: MNIKPVPVALVGEALTSVTPLYELHQIACELPLNVLSDVKQRIGDWLASGGKETDPYIKQQVAYAKKVYQALRGGERG, translated from the coding sequence ATGAACATTAAACCAGTACCAGTTGCATTAGTCGGTGAAGCCTTAACAAGTGTTACGCCACTGTATGAGTTACACCAAATTGCTTGCGAGTTACCTTTAAACGTTCTATCAGATGTTAAACAGCGAATAGGTGATTGGCTAGCAAGTGGTGGAAAAGAAACGGATCCATACATTAAACAACAAGTTGCATATGCAAAGAAAGTTTACCAGGCATTGAGAGGAGGTGAAAGAGGATGA
- a CDS encoding virulence-associated E family protein yields the protein MQHNRQITISAAGSRKATVWPAQKLYWSELVERLRTPIRGTEALEEYLKMPKSQQDELKDVGGFVAGELLNNRRKATNVLSRDILTLDLDNIPSSGTQDVLRRLEGLGCAYVTYSTRKHHESKPRLRVLVPFNRTVTADEYEPLARKMASIIGISFADPTTFEASRLMYWPSCSADSQYVFQFGDKPFLDADGVLAMYGDWRNIQEWPEVPGAGQAHVRLAAKQGNPLDKRGVIGAFCRQYDIHAAIDTFLPGVYTPTDDGSGRYTFIEGSTVGGAVIYEDGLFLYSHHATDPCSGKLVNAFDLVRLHKYGDLDDEAKADTPVNKLPSFMQMSSFALNDAGVAAVMNQERYERAVADFGQPGNVATTGDEVSWIHKLKLNPANGQPQRTSENVLITLEGDTNLRGRIRLDEFANAIVGFAPMPWAPRDQEQGSFQWGENDDFGLAIYLEKVLGFQSKDKIKPALNQCAARNRFNPVTEYLNNVTWDGVKRLETLFIEYLGAADTPYVRAVTRKSFVAAVSRAMVPGCKYDTMPVLTGAQGLGKTTLIQMMGKAWFTNSVETFEGKEAAELLQGTWIVEIGEMGAYNRSDLNTIKGFLSRTFDHYRAAYAAKTEKHPRCCVFFGTSNRSDYLKDATGGRRFWPVDVGVQHNVKSVFQHLSSEVDQLWAEAVMYWRLGESLILTGELLEEAQRQQESHSEQDPRESLIREFVERKVPLDWQKKDVSTRKAYWGGEFGNPEVVTEERDRICAVEIWVECLQGEIRNMKRTDSIAINDVIGKMEGWEKQTNAFRFGPYGKVKGGFIRN from the coding sequence ATGCAACATAATCGACAAATAACAATATCGGCAGCTGGGAGCAGGAAAGCGACTGTATGGCCTGCTCAAAAATTATATTGGTCTGAATTAGTTGAACGGTTACGTACACCAATCAGAGGCACAGAAGCATTAGAAGAATATCTGAAAATGCCTAAGTCGCAACAGGACGAACTTAAAGACGTCGGGGGCTTTGTTGCTGGTGAATTATTAAATAACAGACGTAAAGCCACAAACGTATTAAGCCGTGACATTTTAACACTCGATTTGGACAACATCCCGTCCAGTGGTACTCAAGATGTACTGAGAAGGTTGGAAGGTCTAGGGTGCGCTTATGTAACGTATAGCACACGTAAACATCATGAGAGCAAGCCGCGTTTACGTGTGCTTGTTCCTTTTAACCGGACCGTTACAGCAGATGAATACGAGCCCTTAGCGCGTAAAATGGCATCAATTATCGGGATTTCTTTCGCGGATCCTACAACATTTGAAGCTTCAAGGCTGATGTATTGGCCGAGTTGTTCAGCTGATAGTCAGTATGTATTTCAGTTTGGCGATAAACCGTTTTTAGACGCTGACGGTGTGTTGGCTATGTACGGTGATTGGCGCAACATTCAGGAATGGCCGGAGGTACCAGGAGCAGGGCAAGCACATGTTCGTTTAGCAGCCAAGCAAGGGAATCCGTTAGATAAACGAGGAGTGATTGGGGCCTTTTGTCGCCAATACGATATACACGCGGCCATTGATACATTTTTACCTGGTGTCTATACGCCAACAGATGATGGTAGTGGCCGTTATACGTTTATTGAAGGATCAACCGTTGGTGGTGCTGTTATTTATGAAGATGGGTTATTTCTTTACTCGCACCATGCAACTGATCCTTGTAGTGGGAAACTAGTAAATGCTTTTGATTTAGTGCGGTTGCATAAATACGGGGATTTAGATGATGAAGCAAAGGCAGATACACCGGTAAATAAATTACCTTCATTCATGCAAATGAGTTCATTCGCTTTAAACGATGCTGGTGTGGCAGCCGTGATGAACCAGGAACGTTATGAACGTGCAGTTGCAGACTTTGGCCAACCGGGGAATGTAGCAACGACAGGGGATGAAGTGAGTTGGATTCACAAATTAAAATTGAATCCTGCTAATGGCCAGCCACAGCGAACAAGTGAAAATGTGCTAATTACTTTAGAAGGTGATACAAATTTACGTGGCCGGATCCGGTTAGATGAATTTGCAAATGCCATTGTCGGTTTTGCACCGATGCCCTGGGCGCCTCGTGATCAGGAACAAGGTTCTTTTCAATGGGGTGAAAATGATGATTTTGGCCTAGCAATCTATTTAGAAAAAGTGCTAGGTTTTCAATCGAAAGACAAGATTAAGCCTGCATTAAATCAGTGTGCTGCACGTAACCGGTTTAATCCTGTTACAGAATACTTAAACAATGTTACCTGGGATGGTGTGAAACGATTAGAGACACTATTTATTGAATATCTTGGTGCAGCAGATACACCTTATGTGCGTGCTGTTACACGTAAATCATTTGTTGCTGCAGTATCAAGGGCAATGGTTCCAGGCTGTAAATATGACACAATGCCTGTATTAACAGGGGCTCAAGGTTTAGGTAAAACCACGTTAATACAGATGATGGGGAAAGCCTGGTTTACGAATAGTGTCGAAACTTTTGAAGGGAAAGAGGCTGCTGAATTGCTACAAGGCACGTGGATAGTTGAGATTGGTGAAATGGGTGCCTATAATCGTTCAGATTTAAATACGATTAAGGGCTTCCTAAGTCGAACATTTGACCATTATCGTGCTGCTTATGCAGCGAAAACAGAAAAGCATCCAAGGTGTTGCGTGTTCTTTGGTACCAGTAACCGAAGTGACTATTTAAAAGATGCAACCGGAGGCCGCCGTTTTTGGCCAGTTGATGTTGGTGTGCAGCATAACGTGAAAAGTGTGTTCCAACATTTAAGTAGTGAAGTGGATCAGTTATGGGCTGAGGCCGTGATGTATTGGCGGCTGGGCGAGTCGCTGATATTAACTGGCGAATTGTTAGAAGAAGCGCAACGTCAACAGGAGAGTCATTCAGAACAGGATCCACGTGAAAGTCTGATACGTGAATTTGTTGAGCGTAAAGTACCTTTAGACTGGCAGAAAAAAGATGTTAGCACAAGGAAAGCGTATTGGGGTGGCGAGTTCGGAAATCCGGAAGTTGTCACAGAAGAACGTGATCGGATTTGTGCAGTAGAAATTTGGGTTGAATGTTTGCAGGGCGAGATCCGCAACATGAAGCGTACGGATTCAATAGCTATAAATGATGTAATCGGAAAAATGGAAGGATGGGAAAAGCAAACAAACGCTTTTAGATTCGGCCCTTATGGAAAAGTGAAAGGCGGATTTATCAGAAATTAA
- a CDS encoding DEAD/DEAH box helicase gives MTKFVPHSYQKYCINRVLNTPALGLLLDMGLGKTVITLTAINDLKYNRFAVHKVLVIAPKKVAESTWAKEASKWDHLKLLRISTVLGTAAKRIRALNTPADIYIINRENIPWLVDYYRQSWPFDMVVIDEFSSFKNHSSKRFKALKNVRPHIQRIVGLTGTPAPNGLLDIWAQIYLLDGGQRLGKNITGFRERYFEPDQRTRDRIFSYAPKAGGEDAIQNLIGDICISMKAEDYLELPDITYNTIPVILDSKAKKAYEKLEKEMLLEIDESTIDAGSAAVLTNKLLQLCNGAVYDEDRKTVDVHDCKIEAFNELIEGLNGKPALVFYNFQHDKERIIKALGKTSLRVRELKTPQDETDWNNRQIDILLAHPASAAYGLNLQQGGNHVVWFGLNWSLELYQQANKRLHRQGQTEKVIIHHLTVSGGVDEDVISALLDKSSTQDHLMNALKARIEKVKAA, from the coding sequence ATGACAAAGTTTGTGCCGCATAGTTACCAAAAGTATTGCATTAATCGAGTGCTAAATACGCCAGCACTTGGATTGCTTCTAGATATGGGATTAGGAAAAACAGTAATCACATTAACCGCAATTAACGATTTAAAATATAACCGTTTTGCCGTACACAAAGTATTAGTTATTGCACCAAAAAAAGTTGCTGAAAGCACCTGGGCAAAAGAAGCCTCTAAATGGGATCATTTAAAGTTGCTGAGGATCTCAACAGTATTAGGAACTGCAGCAAAAAGAATAAGAGCATTAAATACACCGGCAGACATTTACATTATTAACCGTGAAAATATTCCCTGGCTAGTAGATTACTATAGACAATCCTGGCCGTTTGACATGGTAGTGATAGACGAGTTTTCAAGTTTTAAAAATCATTCCTCAAAGCGATTTAAAGCATTAAAAAATGTACGGCCACACATTCAACGAATAGTAGGCCTAACAGGGACGCCAGCACCAAACGGCTTATTAGATATATGGGCGCAAATTTATTTACTTGATGGGGGTCAACGTTTAGGGAAAAATATCACAGGTTTCCGTGAAAGATATTTTGAACCGGATCAACGTACAAGGGATCGAATATTCTCTTATGCGCCTAAAGCTGGCGGAGAAGATGCCATTCAAAATTTAATTGGGGATATATGTATTTCCATGAAAGCAGAGGATTATCTTGAATTACCGGACATTACCTACAACACGATACCGGTAATACTGGATAGCAAAGCAAAGAAAGCATATGAGAAATTAGAAAAGGAAATGTTACTTGAAATAGATGAATCAACAATTGATGCGGGATCCGCAGCTGTTTTAACCAATAAGCTTCTTCAACTATGTAACGGTGCAGTTTATGACGAAGATAGAAAAACTGTTGATGTTCACGATTGCAAGATTGAAGCCTTTAATGAGCTTATCGAAGGATTAAACGGAAAGCCGGCACTTGTCTTTTATAACTTCCAACATGATAAAGAACGGATAATTAAAGCACTTGGCAAGACAAGTTTAAGAGTACGAGAATTGAAAACACCACAAGATGAAACAGATTGGAACAATCGTCAAATTGATATTTTACTGGCACATCCTGCATCTGCAGCATACGGCCTTAATTTACAGCAAGGCGGCAATCACGTTGTATGGTTCGGTCTTAATTGGAGCTTGGAATTGTACCAACAAGCAAATAAACGTTTACACCGACAAGGGCAAACAGAAAAAGTAATCATTCACCATTTAACAGTATCAGGTGGAGTTGACGAGGACGTTATTTCAGCATTATTAGATAAATCAAGTACACAAGACCATCTAATGAATGCCTTAAAAGCAAGAATTGAGAAGGTAAAAGCAGCGTAA
- a CDS encoding Kiwa anti-phage protein KwaB-like domain-containing protein has protein sequence MVTVTELHDWLQDAATENDIRLYFVRKKTNGEYNSYSPNISEALHDTLFSIAFTSILSINGLEQRPFNPIGSISGTIETYDTNQVQNFVQVLESLNEQVVSREQLLAEDIAKLNFYCLKITNSEEESMYLFRRVTKFNKLTKGNGFMGRFIEGGFEKLEGNLLGMDDAIDIIVFNQEMFILNHISLERIFSIHEQYSQNAEQALQRIEQSGKIENFESFREDCLNDNRITRTLTKVLDTQDALDNVFANFQNVVEVVDLFQLPIELIEDNEKILYQEKSQLLDIIRLIKDSYYRTLINQREGVDDL, from the coding sequence GTGGTTACTGTGACAGAATTACATGATTGGCTTCAAGATGCTGCAACAGAAAACGATATAAGATTATATTTTGTTAGAAAAAAAACAAATGGTGAGTATAATTCGTATTCTCCAAATATTAGTGAGGCCTTACATGATACTTTATTCTCAATTGCTTTTACTTCTATTCTTAGTATTAATGGTCTTGAACAGCGTCCGTTTAACCCAATTGGATCAATATCAGGCACTATCGAAACATATGATACTAATCAAGTACAAAATTTTGTACAAGTTTTAGAAAGTTTAAATGAGCAAGTAGTCAGCAGAGAACAATTGCTTGCTGAAGATATAGCAAAACTAAATTTTTATTGCCTTAAAATAACTAACTCTGAAGAAGAATCTATGTATCTGTTTAGAAGGGTTACGAAGTTTAATAAATTAACTAAAGGCAATGGATTTATGGGGCGATTTATTGAAGGTGGCTTTGAAAAGTTAGAGGGTAATCTATTGGGAATGGATGATGCGATAGATATCATAGTGTTTAATCAGGAGATGTTTATACTTAATCATATCTCATTAGAGAGGATATTCTCAATCCATGAACAATACTCCCAAAATGCTGAACAAGCATTACAGAGAATTGAGCAGTCAGGCAAAATTGAAAACTTTGAGAGCTTTAGAGAAGATTGTTTAAACGACAACAGAATAACAAGAACTTTAACTAAAGTATTGGATACACAAGATGCACTGGATAATGTGTTTGCAAACTTTCAAAATGTTGTTGAAGTAGTGGATCTTTTCCAATTGCCAATAGAGTTAATAGAGGATAATGAAAAGATTTTATACCAAGAAAAATCTCAATTGTTGGATATAATAAGATTGATAAAAGATTCTTATTATCGAACACTGATTAACCAACGAGAGGGCGTAGACGATTTATAA
- a CDS encoding AbrB/MazE/SpoVT family DNA-binding domain-containing protein: MKSTGIVRKVDELGRIVLPKELRRTLGIEEKDPVEIYIDGNQIILQKYLPNSEKEDVISSLQKMASSAKNPNVIETIERAIKLIR, from the coding sequence ATGAAATCAACAGGTATTGTACGTAAGGTAGACGAACTTGGTCGCATTGTTTTACCAAAAGAGCTAAGACGTACTTTAGGAATCGAGGAAAAGGATCCAGTAGAAATTTATATCGATGGTAACCAAATCATTCTACAAAAATATTTACCAAACAGTGAAAAAGAAGATGTAATTTCATCTTTACAAAAGATGGCTTCAAGTGCTAAAAACCCAAACGTGATTGAGACTATTGAACGTGCAATTAAATTAATTCGGTAG
- a CDS encoding YqaI family protein has protein sequence MKTVEDYPSEDMYGTEIQKGDIYYIFGESVVLESNLDDYLTEHLKGEMLLAK, from the coding sequence TTGAAAACAGTTGAAGATTATCCAAGCGAAGATATGTACGGTACTGAAATTCAAAAAGGGGATATTTATTATATTTTCGGTGAATCAGTTGTCTTAGAAAGTAATTTAGATGATTACCTTACAGAGCATCTAAAGGGTGAAATGCTCCTTGCAAAATAA
- a CDS encoding DUF2800 domain-containing protein, with product MTKEIKHAERAHALLSASASSRWLNCTPSVRLEEQFPDSTSTYAEEGTLAHEIAELKLRKYYTEPMSQRTFNTRLNKMKKHELFQEEMLKHTDTYLEYLQGLTIGMKSTPYVAVEKRIDYSAYAPEGFGTVDCLIISSDTLYVTDFKYGKGVSVSAENNPQMKLYALGALIEYSFLYPIKSIKLAIIQPRLNSISEFDFTADELLAWGEEIKPIAQQAFEGVGEFVPGEHCKFCRAKAQCRARADQYAALDDFKQMKPPLLSNEEVGQVLEKAQHIESWVKALKDYALTESLKGTEIAGWKAVAGRGSRSFTDLDSAFAHLKENGIDEALLYDRVPLTVSQIEKVLKTEQFRSLLEEPGLVQKSAGKPTLAPIGDKRKQIFNAPDAASDFN from the coding sequence ATGACGAAGGAAATTAAGCACGCTGAGAGGGCGCACGCGCTACTTTCGGCCTCTGCATCCTCTCGTTGGTTGAATTGTACACCTAGTGTCCGTTTAGAAGAACAGTTTCCTGATTCAACGTCTACTTATGCCGAAGAAGGTACACTTGCACACGAAATAGCGGAATTAAAGCTTCGTAAATACTATACCGAGCCTATGAGTCAACGCACGTTTAACACTCGTTTGAACAAGATGAAAAAACACGAATTGTTCCAGGAAGAAATGTTGAAACATACAGACACATACCTGGAATACTTGCAGGGCCTTACAATCGGCATGAAATCAACGCCTTATGTAGCAGTAGAAAAAAGGATTGATTATAGCGCTTATGCGCCTGAGGGCTTTGGTACAGTAGACTGCTTAATTATTAGTAGTGACACGCTTTACGTAACTGATTTTAAATACGGTAAAGGTGTTTCAGTGAGTGCCGAAAACAATCCTCAAATGAAGCTTTATGCATTAGGTGCTTTGATTGAATATAGCTTTTTGTATCCAATTAAATCTATTAAATTGGCAATTATCCAACCTCGTTTAAATAGTATTTCAGAATTTGATTTTACAGCTGATGAATTACTGGCATGGGGAGAGGAAATAAAACCGATTGCTCAACAAGCTTTTGAAGGTGTAGGGGAGTTTGTGCCAGGTGAACACTGTAAATTCTGCAGAGCTAAAGCACAATGCCGAGCAAGGGCAGACCAATACGCAGCATTAGACGATTTTAAACAAATGAAACCGCCATTGTTAAGCAATGAGGAAGTTGGCCAAGTTTTAGAAAAAGCACAGCATATTGAGTCATGGGTCAAAGCTTTAAAAGATTATGCCTTAACAGAAAGCTTAAAAGGCACAGAAATAGCAGGATGGAAAGCTGTTGCTGGCCGAGGTTCAAGATCCTTTACTGATTTAGATTCCGCATTTGCTCACTTAAAAGAGAACGGAATTGATGAAGCTTTGCTTTATGATCGTGTACCATTGACTGTTTCACAGATTGAAAAAGTATTAAAAACTGAACAATTTAGAAGTTTGCTAGAAGAACCTGGACTTGTTCAAAAATCCGCAGGAAAACCAACGCTTGCACCAATAGGAGATAAACGAAAGCAGATCTTCAATGCTCCAGATGCCGCAAGCGATTTTAACTAA